The DNA window CTCGCCTGAGTGTTCTTTAGGTCGATAGCCGCCCAGCAAGACAAACAGGAACATGGATATCGCCAAGTAAGGTTTCATGCTACCTTCCCCCTGTTTCGCCTCATTGATTGATCACGGCTCCATCGTATCGTCGGATGATGCCCCAGCCGCCGTTGAGATGATCAGGTCCGTCGCGGAAGGGATGCCTGGCCGCGAGCTGCTCGTCGATTTCGATTCCCCAGCCCGGCGCGTCGCTGGCATAAAGATAGCCGTCCTTAAAAGTAGCGCAGCCCCTGAAGATTTCGGCCTCCAAGCCAGTGATGATGCCGCCCTCCTGGATGCCGAAGTTGGTGCTGACAAGATCGAGGTGCAACTGCGCCGTGTGGCCCACGGGTGAAACGTCTCCCGGCCCGTGCCACGCGGTTTTCACTCCGTACATTTCGCCCAGGATGGCGATCTTCCGTGCCGGGGTGAGCCCTCCGGCCTGGGACAGGTGCACGCGGATATAATCGATCAGCCGGCCCTCAATCAACGGCTTCCACTCATGCGGGCTGTTGAACAGCTCGCCCATGGCCAGCGAGGTGGTGCACTGCTGCCGGATCTGCCGGAAGTAGTCAATCTGTTCAGGTGAGAGCACATCCTCGAGATAGAACAGCCGGATGGGCTCCAGCTCTTTCGCAAACTGGACGGCCTGGTGCGGGCTCACGCGCTCATGGACGTCGTGGATAAGCTCGATTTCTTCACCCAGTTGCTTGCGGCATTCTTCCAGCACCTTCAGCGTCAGACGCATGTAGGGCCCGGGCTCCCATACTGGTCCAGAATGCAGGCCGCGCATGGGTGGGCCGCTCGACGGGCCATAGGACGACATGCCGGGCACGCCTACCATCACCTTGACTACTTTGAAGCCTTGCGCCATCAGCCCGCGCACACGATCAACAGCCTGGGAAGGTTCCGTGCCTCCGGTGGTCCCGTACACCAGGGCAGCTTCGCGCGCCTTGCCTCCCAGCAACTGGTAGACGGGCATGTTGGCCTGCCGGCCCTTGATGTCCCACAGCGCCTGGTCAACGCCGCTGATGGCATTATTCAACACGGGACCGTTTCGCCAGTAGGAGCTGTTGTAGCAGGCCTGCCAGGTGTCTTCAATGCGGTCACAGGGCTTGCCCAGGAGAAGTGGTTTCAGATATTTCTCCACCGCGGGCACCACCAGATCGGCGCGCTGCGTAAAGGTGGCGCAGCCGTAGCCGTAGAGGCCATCCTGGTTGGTGATAATCTTTACCACCACCAGGCGCACGCCGGCCGGCTGAGTGGTGATCACCTGAATGTCTTTGATGATGGGCGTTGGCAGGCCGCGAGTTGCGCGCGCCTCCGCCTCTTTTGCCGCCACCGGCTGCGCCGAAAGCGCAGCGCTCACGGCTCCTGCCACGCCTAGCTTGAAATATTCACGTCTGTCCATCAGAGGCTCCTTTAATGCAGATTTATTCCTGCCGTCGTCCAGGTGTAAAGGCCCATGGCCAAAGAATGGCGCCGAGGCTGCCGGTAATCGGCACGTGAGCACGGCTGCGATTGCGAGATATCGGAACGGTCCCTGTCGAACTCGAATTGGGCAGGCCCATGATCCGGAAGCGCCGGCAGGAAGTGTCGTGCGCGGACCGCCAGGCCCGTGGACATCCCTACTTTCCTGATGAAGACCGCGATGGACGCTATCAAAGCTCACCACGCGTGTCAAGCAGGTAAAAGCCGAAGGCTTCCGCCACTCCGGCTTTTGCAGAGCACAGAAACATCACCACGCAACTTAAGAATGAGAATTGACAAATTGCGGGCCTGGCAGTACTTTCCCACAAAACTCGGAACCTATCTATAATTAGACCTGCTGGGCAACCTGGCGCCGGTCGAAGGTAGCTGGCCGTGCCGGAGGGCGCAGCATGATTGTCCGGGAAATGGGTTGCGGAGCAGTCATAAACCTGCCAACTGCGAGGCTCCCACTATTGTTTTTGTTCCGATCTCTTGTCTGATGCCCGAGCGAAAGACTTTCCGTCAGGAAGACGGCGAGGCTGCAGCTTCCCTCGTCCTATACAACTGAGCGCGGCGGGCCCTCCAGGGATTCATGGTCTCATTTGAACTTTTATTCCCGGTTTCTGTTCTGGCAGGTTTCATAGGCGCGATGGGTGGCATGGGAGGCGGGATCATTCTCATTCCCGCGCTCACCTTCTTTGGCGTTGACATCAAGCACGCCATCGCCATCAGCATCCTTTCCGTGATTGCGACCTCCAGCGGATCAGCCTCGGCATACGTGCGCGACCACATCACCAATCTCAAGGTGGGGATGTTTCTTGAAATGTTCACCATCGCTGGCGCGATCGCGGGGGCCCGCATCACGCTCGCATCGTCGCCGCGGCCCCTCTTCGTTATTTTTGGATTGGTGTTGCTGGCATCGTGGGTCGC is part of the Acidobacteriota bacterium genome and encodes:
- a CDS encoding starvation-sensing protein RspA, whose protein sequence is MDRREYFKLGVAGAVSAALSAQPVAAKEAEARATRGLPTPIIKDIQVITTQPAGVRLVVVKIITNQDGLYGYGCATFTQRADLVVPAVEKYLKPLLLGKPCDRIEDTWQACYNSSYWRNGPVLNNAISGVDQALWDIKGRQANMPVYQLLGGKAREAALVYGTTGGTEPSQAVDRVRGLMAQGFKVVKVMVGVPGMSSYGPSSGPPMRGLHSGPVWEPGPYMRLTLKVLEECRKQLGEEIELIHDVHERVSPHQAVQFAKELEPIRLFYLEDVLSPEQIDYFRQIRQQCTTSLAMGELFNSPHEWKPLIEGRLIDYIRVHLSQAGGLTPARKIAILGEMYGVKTAWHGPGDVSPVGHTAQLHLDLVSTNFGIQEGGIITGLEAEIFRGCATFKDGYLYASDAPGWGIEIDEQLAARHPFRDGPDHLNGGWGIIRRYDGAVINQ